A portion of the Fusobacterium nucleatum genome contains these proteins:
- a CDS encoding VOC family protein: MYIEHIAMYVNDLEKTKEFFIKYLGAKSNNIYHNKKTDFKSYFLTFDSGCRLEIMTKPELVDEKKDLKRTGFIHIAFSVGSKEKVDELTEILKADGFEVISGPRTTGDGYYESCIVGIEGNQIEITI, encoded by the coding sequence ATGTATATAGAACACATAGCAATGTATGTAAATGATTTAGAAAAAACTAAGGAATTTTTTATTAAGTATTTAGGTGCAAAATCAAATAATATTTATCACAATAAAAAAACTGATTTTAAATCTTATTTTTTAACTTTTGATAGTGGATGTCGTTTAGAAATTATGACTAAACCAGAGTTAGTTGATGAAAAAAAAGATTTAAAGAGAACAGGTTTTATCCATATAGCATTTAGTGTTGGTAGTAAAGAAAAAGTAGATGAATTAACTGAAATATTAAAAGCAGATGGATTTGAAGTTATAAGTGGACCAAGAACAACAGGTGATGGCTATTATGAAAGTTGCATTGTTGGTATTGAAGGAAATCAAATAGAAATCACAATTTAA
- a CDS encoding DUF3601 domain-containing protein, with protein MSKILLILPFVFAFIGIFTVVYIIYTTINEKRRKKLRDEEFKKIKETLFSYEFESTQKNAVNKNFDFENYLYSGDYVKVIKDFKDYYGFTYQAGEKFYFACVYFLPYEDGYTLYISKNKLNISPIYLQNREETQGEICSHPEEYFEIIEQGRFKR; from the coding sequence ATGTCTAAAATTCTATTAATACTTCCATTTGTATTTGCATTTATTGGAATTTTTACTGTTGTTTATATTATATATACAACTATAAATGAAAAAAGAAGAAAAAAATTAAGAGATGAAGAATTTAAAAAAATTAAAGAAACTCTATTTTCTTATGAGTTTGAGAGCACTCAAAAAAATGCTGTCAATAAAAATTTTGACTTTGAAAATTATCTGTATTCAGGAGATTATGTAAAAGTTATAAAAGATTTTAAAGATTACTATGGTTTTACTTATCAAGCAGGGGAAAAATTTTATTTTGCCTGTGTATATTTTTTACCTTATGAAGATGGTTATACACTTTATATTTCAAAAAATAAACTTAATATAAGTCCTATTTATCTTCAAAATAGAGAAGAAACACAGGGTGAAATTTGTTCTCACCCAGAAGAATATTTTGAGATTATAGAGCAAGGAAGATTTAAAAGATGA
- a CDS encoding DUF3601 domain-containing protein has protein sequence MYSYLYDNKFLLWTTIIFMFIGMITVTIILYIFFLSIVKRKKSKKEMEELLEILSTLKNNNRIERDKETEKLSETLSPYEFESTQLNYVNKSFNFEKYLYSGDYVKVIKAFKDYYGFTHQVGEKWYFASQYSLLSEYGDVLYISTDKINVDTIYLEDRKDNLYTHPEEYFEILEQGRFKREI, from the coding sequence ATGTATTCTTATTTATATGATAATAAATTCTTATTGTGGACTACTATTATATTTATGTTTATTGGAATGATCACTGTCACTATTATTCTATACATATTCTTTTTATCAATTGTTAAACGAAAAAAAAGTAAAAAAGAAATGGAAGAGCTTTTAGAAATTCTTTCAACTTTGAAAAATAATAATAGAATTGAAAGAGATAAAGAAACGGAGAAACTTTCAGAAACTCTTTCTCCTTATGAATTTGAAAGTACACAGCTTAATTATGTTAATAAAAGTTTTAACTTTGAAAAATACCTTTATTCAGGAGATTATGTAAAGGTGATAAAAGCTTTTAAAGATTACTATGGTTTTACTCATCAAGTAGGTGAAAAGTGGTATTTTGCTTCTCAATATTCTTTACTTTCTGAATATGGAGATGTTCTTTATATCTCAACAGATAAAATTAATGTAGATACTATTTATCTTGAAGATAGAAAAGATAATCTTTACACTCACCCAGAAGAATATTTTGAAATTTTAGAGCAAGGAAGATTTAAAAGGGAAATTTAA
- a CDS encoding cysteine synthase family protein, which translates to MEQKKMKYLENLVGKTPMLELIFDYKGEERRIFVKNESYNLTGSIKDRMAFYTLKKAYEKNEIKKGAPIVEATSGNTGIAFSAMGAILGHPVIIYMPDWMSEERKSLIRSFGAKIILVSRKEGGFLGSIEKTKEFAKNNPDTYLPSQFSNLYNSEAHYYGIGLEIVNEMKSLNLNIDGFVAGVGTGGTVMGIGKRIKENFSNAKICPLEPLNSPTLSTGYKVAKHRIEGISDEFIPDLVKLDKLDNVVSVDDGDAIVMAQKLAKCGLGVGISSGANFIGALMLQNKLGKDSVIVTVFPDDNKKYLSTDLMREEKVKEDFLSKDITLKEIKNVLRVI; encoded by the coding sequence ATGGAGCAAAAAAAAATGAAATATTTAGAAAATTTAGTTGGAAAAACTCCTATGTTAGAATTGATATTTGATTATAAAGGAGAAGAAAGAAGAATTTTTGTAAAAAATGAAAGTTATAATTTAACTGGAAGTATTAAAGATAGAATGGCATTTTATACCTTAAAAAAGGCTTATGAAAAGAATGAGATAAAAAAAGGAGCACCTATTGTTGAAGCTACAAGTGGAAACACAGGAATAGCTTTTTCTGCTATGGGAGCAATTTTAGGACACCCTGTTATTATTTATATGCCAGATTGGATGAGTGAAGAAAGAAAGTCTTTAATTCGTTCTTTTGGAGCAAAAATTATTTTGGTAAGTAGAAAAGAGGGAGGATTTTTAGGAAGTATAGAAAAGACAAAAGAGTTTGCTAAAAATAATCCTGATACTTATTTACCTAGCCAATTCTCTAACCTTTATAACAGTGAAGCACATTATTATGGGATAGGTTTAGAAATTGTAAATGAAATGAAAAGTTTAAATTTAAATATTGATGGTTTTGTTGCAGGAGTTGGAACTGGTGGAACAGTTATGGGAATAGGAAAAAGAATTAAAGAAAATTTTTCTAATGCAAAAATATGTCCACTTGAACCTTTAAATTCTCCAACTTTATCTACTGGATATAAGGTTGCTAAACATAGAATAGAAGGAATTTCTGATGAATTTATACCTGATTTAGTAAAATTAGATAAACTTGATAATGTAGTAAGTGTAGATGATGGAGATGCTATTGTTATGGCACAAAAACTTGCTAAATGTGGTTTAGGAGTTGGAATATCATCTGGGGCTAATTTTATAGGAGCATTGATGTTACAAAATAAGCTTGGAAAAGACAGTGTTATAGTAACTGTATTCCCTGATGATAATAAAAAATACCTAAGTACAGATTTAATGAGAGAAGAAAAAGTAAAAGAAGATTTCTTATCAAAAGATATAACTCTAAAAGAAATAAAGAATGTTCTTAGAGTAATTTAA
- a CDS encoding GNAT family N-acetyltransferase: MIRKCRLEDKKDWVRLNKQFIEYEYKDENVWNSPLKFGNLEEDFELILNDTSTILFAIIEEEKMIGFMNIQCFYSIWSHGKVFFLDDFFIEENFRRKGYGEKALKDLQKYAKKSGIKRIQLMAENTNPRAIKFYKKHKFNEQEIHLFLKYLI; encoded by the coding sequence ATGATTAGAAAATGCAGATTGGAAGATAAAAAAGATTGGGTTAGATTAAATAAACAATTTATAGAATATGAATATAAAGATGAAAATGTTTGGAATTCTCCTCTTAAATTTGGAAATTTAGAAGAAGATTTTGAATTAATTTTAAATGATACCTCAACTATTTTATTTGCTATTATAGAGGAAGAAAAAATGATAGGTTTTATGAATATTCAATGTTTTTATAGTATTTGGAGCCATGGAAAAGTATTTTTCTTAGACGATTTCTTCATTGAAGAAAATTTTAGAAGAAAAGGTTATGGAGAAAAAGCACTTAAAGATTTACAAAAATATGCTAAAAAGAGTGGAATAAAAAGAATTCAATTAATGGCTGAAAATACAAATCCAAGAGCAATAAAATTTTATAAAAAACATAAATTTAATGAACAAGAAATTCATTTATTTTTAAAATATTTAATTTAA
- the brnQ gene encoding branched-chain amino acid transport system II carrier protein, whose translation MYKTKDVLLTGFALFAMLFGAGNLIFPPMLGYETSSSWTLTMLAFIITGVGFPFLGILSVSIAGNGIKDFANRVSPTFSKIFAIISILAIGPMLAIPRTGATAYEITFLYNRMESPIYKYIYLICYFGIVILFSLRANKVIERVGKILTPILLILLFLIIIKGIFFANLSVKPDVYPHAFKKGFLEGYQTMDTIASIAYAGIILKAIKNGRNLTQKQEFSFLIKAGLVAILSLALIYGGFALVGAKMHSVLATNDKIELLVKTTSYLLGNYGNLVLAICVAGACLTTAIGLIATVGEFFSSITSFKYEKIVAFTVIISFLLSILGVESIIRISVPILVFIYPIIISLIVLNLFGKYIKNDYVYKGVVLFTGIIGLIESLDSLGIKNYYTDSVLEILPFSDYGLTWLFPGLVGYILFSFMFRKVKK comes from the coding sequence ATGTATAAAACAAAAGATGTATTATTAACTGGTTTTGCACTTTTTGCAATGCTATTTGGAGCAGGAAATTTAATATTTCCACCAATGCTAGGCTATGAAACCAGTTCAAGTTGGACACTAACAATGTTAGCATTTATTATAACAGGAGTAGGTTTTCCTTTTTTAGGAATTTTATCAGTTTCTATAGCAGGAAATGGTATAAAGGATTTTGCTAACAGAGTCTCTCCAACTTTTTCAAAAATATTTGCTATTATTTCAATTCTAGCAATAGGTCCTATGCTTGCAATTCCAAGAACTGGGGCTACTGCTTATGAAATAACTTTTTTATACAATAGAATGGAAAGTCCTATTTATAAATATATTTATTTAATTTGTTATTTTGGGATAGTGATTTTATTTTCATTAAGAGCTAATAAAGTAATTGAAAGAGTTGGTAAAATTTTAACACCAATATTATTAATACTTTTATTTTTAATAATTATAAAAGGAATATTTTTCGCTAATTTATCTGTAAAACCAGATGTTTATCCTCATGCTTTTAAAAAAGGTTTCTTAGAAGGATATCAAACAATGGATACAATAGCTTCTATTGCTTATGCTGGAATTATTTTAAAAGCCATAAAAAATGGTAGAAATCTAACTCAAAAACAAGAATTTTCTTTTTTAATAAAAGCTGGTCTTGTTGCTATACTATCATTAGCTTTGATATATGGAGGTTTTGCACTTGTTGGAGCAAAAATGCACTCTGTTTTAGCCACAAATGACAAAATAGAATTATTAGTAAAAACAACTTCTTATCTTTTAGGTAACTATGGAAATTTAGTATTAGCAATATGTGTTGCAGGAGCTTGTCTTACAACCGCAATAGGATTAATTGCTACTGTTGGAGAATTTTTTAGTTCAATAACTTCTTTCAAATATGAAAAAATAGTAGCTTTTACTGTAATTATTAGTTTTTTACTATCAATTTTAGGAGTTGAAAGTATTATTAGAATTTCTGTACCTATTTTAGTTTTTATTTATCCTATAATAATTTCTTTGATAGTTTTAAATTTATTTGGAAAATATATAAAGAATGATTATGTCTATAAAGGTGTGGTCTTATTTACTGGAATCATTGGGCTTATAGAAAGCTTAGATTCATTGGGGATAAAAAATTATTATACAGACTCAGTCTTAGAAATACTTCCATTTTCAGATTATGGTTTAACTTGGTTATTTCCTGGATTAGTTGGATATATACTTTTTTCATTTATGTTTAGAAAAGTAAAAAAATAG
- a CDS encoding WGR domain-containing protein, protein MIQVLHFKNEKSDKFWFVETLDSEMMVNYGKTGATGKYEIKEFDSSEACEKEALKLINSKKKKGYEEFPEFDRNNHYYFDDEEYGLNPLTSHPTFRKYFLDNFYYDCGDEEAPFGSDEGNDTLYELQEAIQKKKKIDFFDFPKVIIEKLWEMKYLSPNVEKTDEELEEQAKSEFNGLLGEQIILQSDQVILAVAFGQAKITGKIDKKLLELALKSLNRIDRLNRLIWNWDKEEATYYIETMKKDLIKFKEDFQK, encoded by the coding sequence ATGATACAAGTACTTCATTTTAAAAATGAAAAATCTGATAAATTTTGGTTTGTAGAAACACTTGATTCTGAAATGATGGTTAATTATGGAAAGACTGGGGCAACTGGCAAATATGAAATAAAAGAATTTGATTCTAGTGAAGCTTGTGAAAAAGAAGCTTTGAAACTAATAAATTCAAAAAAGAAAAAAGGTTATGAGGAATTTCCAGAATTTGATAGAAATAATCATTATTATTTTGATGATGAAGAATATGGTTTAAACCCTTTAACAAGTCATCCAACTTTTAGAAAATATTTTTTAGATAATTTTTATTATGATTGTGGAGATGAAGAAGCTCCTTTTGGCAGTGATGAGGGAAATGATACTTTGTATGAATTACAAGAAGCTATACAAAAGAAAAAGAAAATAGATTTTTTTGATTTTCCAAAAGTAATAATTGAAAAACTTTGGGAAATGAAATATCTGTCTCCTAATGTAGAAAAAACAGATGAAGAATTAGAAGAACAAGCCAAGTCAGAATTTAATGGTTTACTAGGAGAACAAATAATCTTACAAAGTGATCAAGTTATTTTAGCTGTTGCTTTTGGTCAGGCAAAAATTACAGGAAAGATAGATAAAAAATTATTAGAATTAGCTTTAAAATCTTTAAATAGAATTGATAGGTTGAATAGACTTATTTGGAATTGGGATAAAGAAGAAGCAACTTATTATATTGAAACTATGAAAAAAGATTTAATTAAATTTAAAGAAGATTTTCAAAAGTAA
- a CDS encoding alpha/beta fold hydrolase: MKFSFQEKGTGETIVLIHSYLWDSEMWREQIDLLSKKYHCLAIDLPSHGKENFDLKKGYSLSDLAKDVVDFIDEKGIKEIHYIGLSVGGMLAPYLYELKKDSMKSIIMMDSYSGEEGIEKHTLYFKLLDMIEEYQTIPQPMAVQIANMFFAKNNCNVENRNYFNFLNRLQNFDKTNIKNIVTLGRAIFGRDDKLDVIPKISCPLYFIVGNEDEPRPPKESLEMSKLNKNSKYIVVENAGHISNLDNAKFVNKIFSEIFKL; this comes from the coding sequence ATGAAATTTTCATTTCAAGAAAAAGGAACAGGAGAAACAATTGTTTTAATACATTCATATTTATGGGATAGTGAAATGTGGAGAGAACAGATAGACTTATTAAGTAAAAAATATCATTGTCTTGCTATTGACTTACCAAGTCATGGAAAAGAAAATTTTGATTTAAAAAAAGGATATTCACTAAGTGATTTAGCAAAAGATGTTGTTGATTTTATTGATGAAAAAGGCATTAAAGAAATTCATTATATTGGACTTTCTGTTGGAGGAATGTTAGCACCATATTTATATGAATTAAAAAAAGATAGTATGAAGTCAATAATTATGATGGATAGCTATTCAGGAGAGGAAGGAATAGAAAAACACACTTTATATTTTAAATTATTAGACATGATAGAAGAGTATCAAACTATACCTCAACCTATGGCAGTTCAAATAGCAAATATGTTTTTTGCTAAAAATAACTGTAATGTTGAAAATAGAAATTATTTTAATTTTTTAAATAGATTACAAAATTTTGACAAAACTAATATAAAGAATATAGTAACTTTGGGTAGAGCTATATTTGGAAGAGATGATAAACTTGATGTTATACCAAAAATTAGTTGTCCTCTATATTTTATTGTTGGAAATGAAGACGAACCAAGACCACCAAAAGAAAGTTTAGAAATGAGTAAATTAAATAAAAATTCAAAATATATTGTTGTAGAAAATGCAGGACACATTTCTAATTTAGATAATGCTAAATTTGTAAATAAAATATTTTCAGAAATTTTCAAATTATAG
- a CDS encoding M20 metallopeptidase family protein, with amino-acid sequence MNVLEEVKKIEQKIIQWRRDLHKIPELNLYLPKTTKYIEEKLKKMGIEYKTLVNGNAIVGLIKGNSEGKTIGLRADMDALPIEEETGLEFSSTHKGCMHACGHDGHTAMLLGAAKILNENRDKFKGNVKLLFQPGEEYPGGALPMIEEGAMENPKIDVVIGLHEGVIDERVGKGKIAYKDGCMMASMDRFLIKVKGKGCHGAYPQMGVDPIVIASEIILSLQKISSREINTNEPIIVSVCRINGGFSQNIIPDMVELEGTVRATNNETRKFIANRIEEIVKGITSANRGSYEIEYNFKYPAVINDKEFNKFFLESAKKIIGEENIFELPTPVMGGEDMAYFLEKAPGTFFFLSNPKVYPDGKVYPHHSPKFDVDENYFHIGVALFVQTVLDYLK; translated from the coding sequence ATGAATGTATTAGAAGAAGTAAAAAAGATTGAACAAAAAATCATACAATGGAGAAGAGATTTACACAAGATACCTGAATTAAACCTTTATCTTCCTAAAACCACGAAATATATTGAAGAAAAATTAAAAAAAATGGGAATTGAGTATAAGACATTGGTAAATGGCAATGCAATAGTAGGACTTATTAAAGGAAATTCAGAAGGAAAGACAATAGGACTTCGTGCTGATATGGATGCACTTCCAATTGAAGAAGAAACTGGTCTTGAATTTTCATCAACTCATAAAGGTTGTATGCATGCCTGTGGGCATGATGGGCATACTGCCATGTTATTAGGTGCTGCTAAAATTTTAAATGAAAATAGAGATAAATTTAAGGGAAATGTAAAACTTCTATTTCAACCAGGTGAAGAATATCCAGGAGGAGCTTTACCTATGATAGAAGAAGGAGCTATGGAAAATCCAAAAATAGATGTTGTTATAGGTTTACATGAAGGGGTTATTGATGAAAGAGTTGGAAAAGGAAAAATAGCCTATAAAGATGGTTGTATGATGGCATCAATGGATAGGTTTTTAATAAAAGTAAAAGGTAAAGGTTGTCATGGTGCCTACCCACAAATGGGAGTTGACCCTATTGTTATAGCAAGCGAAATTATCCTTTCATTACAAAAAATCTCAAGCCGTGAAATAAATACAAATGAGCCTATAATAGTTTCAGTTTGTAGAATAAATGGAGGTTTTTCACAAAATATTATTCCTGATATGGTTGAGTTAGAAGGAACTGTAAGAGCAACTAATAATGAAACTAGAAAATTTATAGCAAATAGAATAGAAGAAATTGTAAAAGGTATCACTTCTGCAAATAGAGGAAGCTATGAGATAGAATATAATTTTAAATATCCAGCTGTTATAAATGATAAAGAATTTAATAAATTTTTCTTAGAATCTGCTAAAAAAATTATAGGAGAAGAAAATATTTTTGAATTACCTACACCTGTTATGGGTGGAGAAGACATGGCATATTTTTTAGAAAAAGCTCCAGGAACATTTTTCTTTTTAAGTAATCCAAAAGTTTATCCAGATGGAAAAGTTTATCCACATCACAGTCCAAAATTTGATGTTGATGAAAACTATTTTCATATAGGAGTAGCTTTATTTGTTCAAACTGTATTAGATTATTTAAAATAA
- a CDS encoding DUF3100 domain-containing protein, translating to MKNTKLHFIALCLVVISEYIGIVKFNLGKGVIALFPMLYAMVFGVLTKFLKIANEKDMEDAGSLVSVTLLLLMAKYGTTIGPSFPKLVSASPALILQEFGNIGTVLLGVPIALFLGLKRETIGATHSIAREPNIAIIADKYGLDSPEGEGVLGVYIVGTVFGTIFIGLLASFLAAYTPLHPYSLAMASGVGSASMMTASVGALSTLYPDMADTIAAFGASSNLLSGLDGVYMSIWIALPLTEYLYKKFNKEGK from the coding sequence ATGAAAAATACAAAATTACATTTTATTGCACTGTGTTTGGTTGTAATTTCAGAGTATATAGGAATAGTAAAATTTAATCTTGGAAAAGGAGTTATAGCTTTATTTCCAATGTTATATGCAATGGTTTTTGGAGTTCTTACTAAATTTTTAAAAATAGCAAATGAAAAGGATATGGAAGATGCAGGATCACTTGTAAGTGTTACTTTGCTTTTATTAATGGCAAAATATGGAACAACAATAGGACCTTCATTTCCAAAATTAGTTTCTGCTAGTCCTGCTTTAATATTACAAGAATTTGGAAATATAGGAACTGTACTTTTAGGAGTGCCCATTGCATTATTTTTAGGATTAAAAAGAGAAACAATAGGTGCTACTCACTCAATAGCAAGAGAACCAAATATCGCTATAATAGCTGATAAATATGGGCTTGATTCTCCAGAAGGGGAAGGAGTTTTAGGAGTATATATAGTAGGAACTGTTTTTGGAACTATCTTTATAGGATTACTTGCTTCATTTTTAGCAGCATATACACCTTTACACCCATATTCACTTGCTATGGCATCAGGAGTGGGTTCTGCTAGTATGATGACAGCTTCTGTCGGTGCTTTATCAACTCTATATCCAGATATGGCAGATACCATTGCTGCTTTTGGTGCTTCAAGTAATCTTTTATCTGGACTTGATGGTGTGTATATGTCTATTTGGATAGCACTACCTTTAACAGAATACCTATACAAAAAATTCAATAAGGAGGGAAAATAA
- the xseA gene encoding exodeoxyribonuclease VII large subunit, protein MEKIYSVSEFNRMVKSYIDDIDDFQEFFIEGEISNITYYKSGHLYFSIKDSKSQIKCVAFNYKLKRIPEDLKEGDLVKLFGDVGFYEARGDFQVLARYIEKQNALGSLYAKLEKVKEKLTGLGYFNEEHKKDLPKFPKNIGVVTALTGAALQDIIKTTRKRFNSINIYIYPAKVQGIGAEQEIIKGIETLNKIKEIDFIIAGRGGGSIEDLWAFNEEEVAMAFFNSKKPIISAVGHEIDFLLSDLTADKRAATPTQAIELSVPEKESLLEDLKAREIYITKLLKSYVDSMKRELLLRIENYYLKNFPNTVNSLRESIVEKEIQLKEAMESFIEQKRNIFENKIDKISVLNPINTLKRGYTVSQVKNKRIDVLDDIEINDEMMTILKDGKVISVVKEKIYEKNIN, encoded by the coding sequence GTGGAAAAAATATATTCAGTATCAGAATTCAATAGAATGGTAAAAAGCTATATAGATGATATTGATGATTTTCAAGAATTTTTTATTGAAGGTGAAATTTCAAATATAACTTATTATAAAAGTGGTCATTTATATTTTTCAATAAAAGATAGTAAATCACAGATAAAATGTGTAGCTTTTAATTATAAATTAAAAAGAATTCCTGAAGATTTAAAAGAAGGAGATTTAGTAAAATTATTTGGTGATGTAGGTTTCTATGAAGCTAGAGGTGATTTTCAAGTATTGGCTAGATATATAGAGAAACAAAATGCCTTAGGTAGTCTTTATGCCAAACTTGAAAAAGTTAAAGAAAAGCTAACAGGACTTGGATATTTTAATGAAGAACATAAAAAAGATTTGCCTAAATTTCCGAAAAATATTGGAGTTGTAACTGCTTTAACAGGAGCAGCTCTTCAAGATATTATTAAAACAACAAGAAAAAGATTTAATTCAATAAATATCTATATTTATCCTGCAAAGGTACAAGGTATTGGTGCAGAACAAGAAATTATAAAAGGTATTGAAACATTAAATAAAATTAAAGAAATAGACTTTATTATTGCAGGTAGAGGTGGAGGAAGTATAGAAGATTTGTGGGCATTCAATGAAGAAGAAGTTGCAATGGCGTTCTTTAACTCAAAAAAGCCTATAATATCAGCAGTAGGTCATGAAATAGATTTTTTGTTATCAGATTTAACAGCAGATAAAAGAGCTGCAACTCCTACCCAAGCAATAGAGCTTTCTGTTCCAGAAAAAGAGAGTCTATTAGAGGATTTAAAGGCTAGGGAAATTTATATAACTAAGTTACTAAAATCTTATGTTGACTCTATGAAAAGAGAACTATTATTGAGAATAGAAAATTATTATCTTAAAAATTTTCCAAATACAGTTAATAGTTTAAGGGAAAGTATAGTTGAAAAAGAAATACAGTTAAAAGAAGCAATGGAAAGTTTTATTGAGCAAAAAAGAAATATTTTTGAAAATAAAATAGATAAGATTTCAGTTTTAAATCCTATAAATACATTAAAAAGAGGATATACTGTAAGTCAAGTAAAAAATAAAAGAATAGATGTCTTAGATGATATAGAAATCAATGATGAAATGATGACTATATTAAAAGATGGAAAAGTAATAAGTGTAGTTAAGGAGAAAATTTATGAAAAAAATATTAATTAG
- a CDS encoding tetratricopeptide repeat protein, whose translation MKKILISLFLIISVIGLSESDRETGITAERNETSVIQNTTDDGGETVENPEQQKTTAGFYEYRPEILIQLDEQMKSAGRGSVGQLNARYEQELNAYLEMYSYDSDRIFYLANEYMLLNNYHRANKIFLKDNKDIKNVFGAATTYRFMGQNENAIQKYTQAISMNPGFAESYLGRGLANRNLDNYDSAVNDLQTYISRTGAHDGYVALADVYFKMGKNKEAYSIASQGLAKYKDSRILRTLANNIYKNKID comes from the coding sequence ATGAAAAAAATATTAATTAGTTTATTTTTAATAATATCAGTGATTGGACTTTCAGAAAGTGACAGAGAAACTGGGATAACAGCTGAAAGAAATGAAACATCAGTTATTCAAAACACTACTGATGATGGAGGAGAAACAGTAGAAAATCCTGAACAACAAAAAACAACTGCTGGATTTTATGAATATAGACCTGAAATTTTAATACAATTAGATGAACAAATGAAAAGTGCAGGGCGTGGTTCAGTAGGGCAATTAAATGCTAGATATGAACAAGAATTAAATGCTTATTTAGAAATGTATTCTTATGACAGTGATAGAATTTTTTATTTAGCCAATGAATATATGTTGCTTAACAATTACCATAGAGCTAATAAAATTTTCTTAAAAGATAATAAAGATATTAAAAATGTTTTTGGAGCAGCAACTACATACAGATTTATGGGACAAAATGAAAATGCTATACAAAAATATACACAAGCAATATCTATGAATCCAGGTTTTGCAGAATCTTATTTAGGAAGAGGTTTAGCAAATAGAAATTTAGACAATTATGACAGTGCTGTTAATGATTTACAAACATATATTTCCAGAACTGGTGCACATGATGGATATGTTGCTCTGGCAGATGTGTATTTCAAAATGGGTAAGAATAAAGAGGCGTATAGCATAGCTAGCCAAGGTTTAGCTAAATACAAAGATTCTAGAATATTAAGAACTTTAGCTAACAATATATATAAAAATAAAATTGATTAA
- the dprA gene encoding DNA-processing protein DprA — translation MNYNFITINDDIYPECLKEISNPPLKLYYKGNLDLLKEERLISVVGTRNPSSYGKLCCEYMVKKMTGANITIVSGFAKGIDSIAHKTSLLTEGKTIAVIASGLDIVYPASNLSLYREIEEKGLILSEYEAGVKPFKSNFPQRNRIIAGLSKGTIVVESKDRGGSLITADLALEFNRDVYAVPGDVFSEYSKGCNNLIRDSRAKSLSNINELLKDYSWEIEEKNDSNKYTKNQMLILNSLSSEKNLDNILIETKIEQTEILAELMTLEIMGVIKSIAGGRYKKIL, via the coding sequence ATGAATTATAATTTTATTACAATAAATGATGATATATATCCTGAGTGTTTAAAAGAAATTTCTAATCCCCCTTTAAAATTATATTACAAAGGAAATTTAGATTTATTAAAAGAAGAAAGACTAATTTCAGTTGTGGGGACAAGAAATCCAAGTTCTTATGGAAAATTATGTTGTGAATATATGGTGAAAAAGATGACTGGTGCCAATATAACAATAGTTAGTGGCTTTGCAAAAGGAATTGATAGTATAGCACATAAAACTTCTCTACTTACTGAAGGAAAAACAATAGCTGTTATTGCCTCAGGGCTTGATATAGTCTATCCTGCTTCTAATTTAAGTTTATATAGAGAAATAGAAGAAAAAGGTCTAATTTTAAGTGAGTATGAAGCAGGAGTTAAGCCTTTTAAATCTAATTTTCCTCAAAGAAATAGGATTATTGCTGGACTTTCAAAGGGAACAATAGTGGTTGAAAGTAAAGATAGAGGTGGCAGTTTAATTACTGCTGATTTAGCCTTAGAATTTAATAGAGATGTGTATGCTGTTCCGGGTGATGTTTTTTCTGAATATTCAAAAGGCTGTAATAATCTTATAAGAGATTCACGAGCAAAATCACTTTCAAATATTAATGAATTATTAAAAGATTATTCTTGGGAAATTGAAGAAAAAAATGACAGTAATAAATATACAAAAAATCAAATGCTTATTTTAAATAGCCTTTCATCTGAAAAAAATCTTGATAACATACTTATAGAAACAAAAATTGAACAAACAGAAATACTTGCAGAATTAATGACATTAGAAATAATGGGTGTTATAAAAAGTATAGCAGGTGGAAGATATAAAAAAATCTTGTAA